One part of the Cottoperca gobio chromosome 14, fCotGob3.1, whole genome shotgun sequence genome encodes these proteins:
- the LOC115018703 gene encoding androgen receptor-like isoform X1: MALKTEESRVYLIKNSTGNDVSSVKEPDNADANMYRPGHINPLLACDMEKQCCQTAAATQEELLNAACRVGDSRSFSACATISETARELCKAVSVSLGLAMESNDSSDMDAAHTLCAANDQMRGEYLFGVGALPMNCPGAQGVSTEYKCPDRDDRRSLHGQKQLVEMFKSSETAARLQHLTSTRTSVEEPSFTLCDAEDITSEEIDYLDTARAASCPYAPSAPGNLAHFGQVAAERPCRVYKPPDEAGDFGEAMENKFFGYQPEQYSVTVKCEDGEPAGALWGSNYTFNEKYNSQCWGSRQCVNAHSSAANTAFICNPYERSAMRPEQWYPGGTLRPPYPNSNYVKTEVGEWLDVAGNRFEPGREHMFPMEFFFPPQRTCLICSDEASGCHYGALTCGSCKVFFKRAAEVGKQKYLCASKNDCTIDKLRRKNCPSCRLKKCFEAGMTLGARKLKKIGQQKNPEEDHPLQEHSEVIQNISPKSGLSFNSQLVFLNILESIEPEVVNAGHDYGQPDSAATLLTSLNELGERQLVKVVKWAKGLPGFINLHVDDQMTVIQHSWLGVMVFALGWRSYKNVNGRMLYFAPDLVFNEHRMHISTMYEHCIRMRHLSQELLLLQITQEEFLCMKALLLFSILPVEGLKSQKYFDELRLTYINELDRLTNYGMATNCPQRFYQLTRLLDSLQMTVKKLHQFTFDLFVQAQSLPTKVSFPEMIGEIISVHVPKILAGLAKPILFHE; this comes from the exons ATGGCGCTAAAAACTGAAGAAAGTCGGGTCTATTTAATCAAAAACTCAACAGGAAACGATGTCAGCAGCGTAAAAGAACCCGACAATGCAGACGCAAACATGTACCGGCCCGGACACATTAATCCGCTACTAGCCTGTGACATGGAAAAACAATGCTGTCAGACAGCTGCTGCTACTCAGGAGGAGTTGTTAAATGCTGCCTGCCGTGTGGGCGACAGTCGCTCTTTTTCTGCCTGCGCCACAATCTCAGAAACAGCCAGAGAGCTGTGCAAAGCTGTGTCCGTGTCACTGGGACTGGCCATGGAGTCCAATGACTCGAGCGACATGGACGCTGCTCACACCCTGTGTGCCGCGAATGACCAAATGCGAGGAGAGTATTTGTTCGGAGTCGGAGCCCTGCCTATGAACTGTCCCGGAGCTCAGGGTGTTTCCACCGAGTACAAGTGCCCCGACCGCGATGACCGCCGCTCCCTGCACGGACAGAAGCAACTGGTGGAAATGTTCAAAAGTTCAGAGACTGCCGCGCGACTGCAACACCTCACCTCCACTCGGACATCTGTGGAAGAGCCAAGCTTCACACTGTGCGATGCTGAGGACATAACTTCAGAGGAGATAGATTATCTGGACACAGCGCGTGCTGCCTCTTGCCCTTATGCCCCATCTGCGCCAGGCAACTTGGCCCACTTCGGTCAGGTGGCCGCTGAGCGACCGTGCCGAGTCTACAAGCCCCCCGATGAAGCGGGGGACTTCGGGGAAGCCATGGAGAACAAGTTCTTTGGTTATCAGCCGGAACAATACAGCGTCACAGTGAAATGTGAGGACGGGGAACCTGCTGGGGCATTGTGGGGCAGTAATTACACCTTTAATGAGAAGTACAACTCGCAGTGTTGGGGCTCGAGGCAGTGCGTGAATGCGCACAGCTCAGCGGCCAACACCGCGTTCATATGTAATCCATATGAAAGGAGCGCAATGCGCCCTGAGCAGTGGTACCCTGGCGGGACGCTGAGGCCGCCGTACCCAAACTCCAACTACGTGAAGACAGAAGTCGGTGAATGGCTGGATGTCGCAGGTAACAG GTTCGAGCCTGGCAGAGAGCACATGTTCCCCATGGAGTTCTTCTTTCCACCACAGAGGACATGCCTCATCTGTTCAGATGAGGCATCTGGTTGCCATTACGGTGCGCTCACCTGTGGCAGCTGCAAGGTTTTCTTCAAAAGAGCTGCAGAAG TAGGTAAACAGAAATACCTGTGCGCAAGCAAAAATGACTGCACTATTGATAAGCTAAGAAGAAAGAACTGTCCATCTTGTCGGCTGAAGAAGTGTTTCGAAGCTGGAATGACTCTCGGAG CACGTAAACTGAAGAAGATTGGACAACAGAAAAACCCTGAAGAGGATCATCCTCTTCAGGAACATTCAGAGGTCATCCAGAACATCTCTCCTAAATCAGGCCTGAGCTTCAACTCCCAACTGGTCTTCCTCAACATCCTGGAGTCCATTGAACCCGAGGTGGTGAATGCAGGGCACGACTACGGCCAACCAGACTCCGCTGCCACCCTGCTCACCAGCCTCAACGAGCTGGGAGAGAGGCAACTGGTCAAAGTGGTCAAATGGGCAAAAGGATTGCCAG GTTTTATAAATCTCCATGTGGACGACCAAATGACTGTCATTCAACATTCATGGTTGGGGGTGATGGTGTTTGCCCTGGGATGGAGGTCCTACAAGAACGTCAACGGCAGGATGCTTTACTTCGCCCCGGATCTTGTGTTTAACGA ACATCGGATGCACATTTCCACCATGTACGAGCACTGCATACGGATGAGACATCTTTCACAggagttgctgctgctgcagatcaCTCAGGAAGAGTTCCTCTGCATGAAGGCCTTGCTCCTCTTCAGCATTC TTCCAGTGGAGGGTCTGAAGAGTCAGAAGTACTTTGATGAATTGCGTCTCACCTACATCAACGAACTCGATCGCCTCACTAATTATGGAATGGCGACCAATTGTCCTCAGAGGTTCTACCAGCTCACCCGACTCCTGGACTCTCTCCAGATG acGGTAAAGAAGCTCCATCAGTTTACATTTGACCTGTTTGTGCAGGCTCAGTCGCTCCCCACGAAGGTCAGCTTTCCAGAGATGATTGGAGAAATAATCTCAGTCCATGTACCAAAGATCCTAGCAGGTTTGGCTAAACCGATCTTGTTTCACGAGTAG
- the LOC115018703 gene encoding androgen receptor-like isoform X2, whose amino-acid sequence MALKTEESRVYLIKNSTGNDVSSVKEPDNADANMYRPGHINPLLACDMEKQCCQTAAATQEELLNAACRVGDSRSFSACATISETARELCKAVSVSLGLAMESNDSSDMDAAHTLCAANDQMRGEYLFGVGALPMNCPGAQGVSTEYKCPDRDDRRSLHGQKQLVEMFKSSETAARLQHLTSTRTSVEEPSFTLCDAEDITSEEIDYLDTARAASCPYAPSAPGNLAHFGQVAAERPCRVYKPPDEAGDFGEAMENKFFGYQPEQYSVTVKCEDGEPAGALWGSNYTFNEKYNSQCWGSRQCVNAHSSAANTAFICNPYERSAMRPEQWYPGGTLRPPYPNSNYVKTEVGEWLDVAGNRFEPGREHMFPMEFFFPPQRTCLICSDEASGCHYGALTCGSCKVFFKRAAEGKQKYLCASKNDCTIDKLRRKNCPSCRLKKCFEAGMTLGARKLKKIGQQKNPEEDHPLQEHSEVIQNISPKSGLSFNSQLVFLNILESIEPEVVNAGHDYGQPDSAATLLTSLNELGERQLVKVVKWAKGLPGFINLHVDDQMTVIQHSWLGVMVFALGWRSYKNVNGRMLYFAPDLVFNEHRMHISTMYEHCIRMRHLSQELLLLQITQEEFLCMKALLLFSILPVEGLKSQKYFDELRLTYINELDRLTNYGMATNCPQRFYQLTRLLDSLQMTVKKLHQFTFDLFVQAQSLPTKVSFPEMIGEIISVHVPKILAGLAKPILFHE is encoded by the exons ATGGCGCTAAAAACTGAAGAAAGTCGGGTCTATTTAATCAAAAACTCAACAGGAAACGATGTCAGCAGCGTAAAAGAACCCGACAATGCAGACGCAAACATGTACCGGCCCGGACACATTAATCCGCTACTAGCCTGTGACATGGAAAAACAATGCTGTCAGACAGCTGCTGCTACTCAGGAGGAGTTGTTAAATGCTGCCTGCCGTGTGGGCGACAGTCGCTCTTTTTCTGCCTGCGCCACAATCTCAGAAACAGCCAGAGAGCTGTGCAAAGCTGTGTCCGTGTCACTGGGACTGGCCATGGAGTCCAATGACTCGAGCGACATGGACGCTGCTCACACCCTGTGTGCCGCGAATGACCAAATGCGAGGAGAGTATTTGTTCGGAGTCGGAGCCCTGCCTATGAACTGTCCCGGAGCTCAGGGTGTTTCCACCGAGTACAAGTGCCCCGACCGCGATGACCGCCGCTCCCTGCACGGACAGAAGCAACTGGTGGAAATGTTCAAAAGTTCAGAGACTGCCGCGCGACTGCAACACCTCACCTCCACTCGGACATCTGTGGAAGAGCCAAGCTTCACACTGTGCGATGCTGAGGACATAACTTCAGAGGAGATAGATTATCTGGACACAGCGCGTGCTGCCTCTTGCCCTTATGCCCCATCTGCGCCAGGCAACTTGGCCCACTTCGGTCAGGTGGCCGCTGAGCGACCGTGCCGAGTCTACAAGCCCCCCGATGAAGCGGGGGACTTCGGGGAAGCCATGGAGAACAAGTTCTTTGGTTATCAGCCGGAACAATACAGCGTCACAGTGAAATGTGAGGACGGGGAACCTGCTGGGGCATTGTGGGGCAGTAATTACACCTTTAATGAGAAGTACAACTCGCAGTGTTGGGGCTCGAGGCAGTGCGTGAATGCGCACAGCTCAGCGGCCAACACCGCGTTCATATGTAATCCATATGAAAGGAGCGCAATGCGCCCTGAGCAGTGGTACCCTGGCGGGACGCTGAGGCCGCCGTACCCAAACTCCAACTACGTGAAGACAGAAGTCGGTGAATGGCTGGATGTCGCAGGTAACAG GTTCGAGCCTGGCAGAGAGCACATGTTCCCCATGGAGTTCTTCTTTCCACCACAGAGGACATGCCTCATCTGTTCAGATGAGGCATCTGGTTGCCATTACGGTGCGCTCACCTGTGGCAGCTGCAAGGTTTTCTTCAAAAGAGCTGCAGAAG GTAAACAGAAATACCTGTGCGCAAGCAAAAATGACTGCACTATTGATAAGCTAAGAAGAAAGAACTGTCCATCTTGTCGGCTGAAGAAGTGTTTCGAAGCTGGAATGACTCTCGGAG CACGTAAACTGAAGAAGATTGGACAACAGAAAAACCCTGAAGAGGATCATCCTCTTCAGGAACATTCAGAGGTCATCCAGAACATCTCTCCTAAATCAGGCCTGAGCTTCAACTCCCAACTGGTCTTCCTCAACATCCTGGAGTCCATTGAACCCGAGGTGGTGAATGCAGGGCACGACTACGGCCAACCAGACTCCGCTGCCACCCTGCTCACCAGCCTCAACGAGCTGGGAGAGAGGCAACTGGTCAAAGTGGTCAAATGGGCAAAAGGATTGCCAG GTTTTATAAATCTCCATGTGGACGACCAAATGACTGTCATTCAACATTCATGGTTGGGGGTGATGGTGTTTGCCCTGGGATGGAGGTCCTACAAGAACGTCAACGGCAGGATGCTTTACTTCGCCCCGGATCTTGTGTTTAACGA ACATCGGATGCACATTTCCACCATGTACGAGCACTGCATACGGATGAGACATCTTTCACAggagttgctgctgctgcagatcaCTCAGGAAGAGTTCCTCTGCATGAAGGCCTTGCTCCTCTTCAGCATTC TTCCAGTGGAGGGTCTGAAGAGTCAGAAGTACTTTGATGAATTGCGTCTCACCTACATCAACGAACTCGATCGCCTCACTAATTATGGAATGGCGACCAATTGTCCTCAGAGGTTCTACCAGCTCACCCGACTCCTGGACTCTCTCCAGATG acGGTAAAGAAGCTCCATCAGTTTACATTTGACCTGTTTGTGCAGGCTCAGTCGCTCCCCACGAAGGTCAGCTTTCCAGAGATGATTGGAGAAATAATCTCAGTCCATGTACCAAAGATCCTAGCAGGTTTGGCTAAACCGATCTTGTTTCACGAGTAG